TATCAGGTTACCGGtaatcttttatttcttttctcttattttgtCATTTGTGCTTCATTTTCAAGGTGAAGTGAGGCTTGTCAGTTGTTGTCCATTGGTTCCTATTGGCTTGACGTGCGCATATCTCATGTGCAATTGTGTCAGTCTAATACCAATGAAATGGTAGAAACCACCATACCATTTGAAGAAGCTTCGTCTAGTCTAGCCTTGGGAAACTTATGAGTTCATTTATTTGGTAGAAAGTAGAAACACTTGAAATCTATCATTTACAATCTAATGGTagcatttttcttgaaaaccaaATACTATTTGtgttttgtttccacatgcATAAAAGAAAGGCAAGCGCAGCTCTATATTGACCATTAGTACTCTTCATTTTTATTGAAAGGGGCCACTTTAACATCAATTGAATTCATTTTCCAAGCTAGGAAGAGAAAAAGATGACACCTACTATATATGCCTTGTCAACTAATATTGATGCCAGATTTGAACCTCAAGTgatcctcaaaaaaaaaaaaaaaaaaaacctcaagtTTCTTCTACAGGTGACACAGTAAGTCAATATTTAGATCATTTACGTAAATTGCTACATGATTAGTAAATAAGTGAACAAGAAAACCGGAACATTTTTCAAAAATGTCGGCTGAAACCTCTTAGCACTACAACGATGAATGTGCATCTATTGGTTTTGAGATGTGTATGTATTTGTATCATGTTTGATTtggtgtattttttttattagtgcAGATTCATTGaataaaatttattcttttttacaaaaaaagtCCTGATATAAAACCAATATAAAACTTCAATCCAACTTGagcttaaaaaagaaaaaaaacctgACAGTCTACCATGAAGATGACGAAAGAATACAGAATTAAGCTTAACCTGGCTAATTCGTGTATCCGACTCTGCTTAGTAGTAGTACTAGTTGTCCTTGCAAGTCTAACTATCCCATCGGATTGTTTCCGTCATGATGACCATTATCCCAAAACCATTGCTGCCCTCTTCGTCTTTGGTGATTCACTCATTGATCCTGGGAATAACAACTACATCAACACAAGTACACGCTTCCAGGCCAACTTTCCCCCATACGGAGAATCATTCTTCAAATATCCATCGGGAAGGTTTTGCGACGGCCGGGTAATTACGGATTTTATTGGTAAGTATGTAAGAGGTAGCCTGACTTCTTAAATAAAATCAACAAGATATGCACTTAATTATGTCTCTTTATCCattggtgtgtgtgtgtgtgtgtgtactgAATAAAAAGCTTACTTTGTTGTAATGACCATTTGCAGCTGAATACGCAAAGCTCCCTTTCATTCCACCTTATCTCCAAATTGGCTACCAATATCAGTTGGCTTATGGTGCAAACTTTGCATCTGCTGGCGCCGGTGCTCTAGTTGAAACCTATCCCGGATCGGTAAGTAACTCGCTTAACTGATGGAGTGTAATTAAGAGAAATGACCACCAGTGATGTAATATTGCCATTTCCCAACATATATAGGTAATTGATTTCAAGTCATTTCTCAGGTTGTCGACCTTAAAACGCAGTTGTGGCATTTCAACGAGGCTGAAAAACTATTGAGATCCAATATCGATAGAAGAGGAGCTGAGCGAATCGTATCCAATTCTGTTTACTTGTTTAGCATAGGGGCAAATGATTACTCGAGCTATTCAAGAAATTCCAACATATTTAAGTCATTTACCCCTGAGGATTATGTAGCAATGGTGGTTGGCAACATTACAGCTGCTCTCGAggtaaatttttaatttttactacTGGACAATAGTCAATTAGCCATTGTAGAGCAAGGCGAAGTGATTATTAGCATGCATAACAGGTAATATACAAGAAAGGTGGGAGAAAATTTGGAGTTGTAAATATGCCGCCTCTAGGCTGTGTACCAGCCTCTAGAGCTGCCGATTTGGCTGCTGGAGGGACTGGAGAGTGCAATGGACAGATGACAGCTTTGGCCAAGTTACATAATGTCTTACTTTCCAAAAAACTCGAGCACCTGCAGAAGCAGCTCAAAGGCTTTAGATATTCATATTTTGACTTTTTCGCAGTTTTTGTTGATTTACTTGACAATCCATCAAAATACGGTACGTGCATCAACTTTATTGCCTATTAAAAGCATAACTAGTCTCCAACTATTAAAAGCATAACTATGTATTCATCAACTATGCCATTATCAAAGTATATAATTGATTTTGCATGTTCCTCTCTAAATTTGTTATATTAGTATCTATGTATGTTATGTTGATTCGTACATTGTACGGTACAAATTTAATTGAAATTCACAATTGTAGAAAAACCTGAATTCACCAGTTAAATGGTTGCTAAATTTTTCGGCAAACCATCCATAATTCTAGCAAGAATGCAAACATGGTGGAGTAACTAACAATTAGCTTCCATTTTTGCTCTTTAATTTAATTACTCCCATAACAAGGCTTTAAGGAAGTGAAGAGTGCATGCTGCGGCAGTGGTCCTTTCCGAGGAGCAAATAGCTGCGGAGGGAGGTGGGGGATAAAAGATTACGAGCTTTGTGGCAATCCACAAGATTATTCCTTCTTTGACTCCGGTCATCCTACTCAAGCTGCCAACCAGCAGTTCGCGGAGCTCATCTGGGCTGGACCCTCCAATGTTACTGGCCCTTATAATCTCAAGTCACTTTTTCAGCTTTCATTGTAACCTGATCTACTCAAGATTGAAGTTCATTACTAAGGGACCATTTGTGACATTTAAGTTTCTTAATTTCTGTTTTTACTTCAAGATAAAACAAAACACctgttcatatatatatatgtatatatatatatatatatattggttgCCAAAAACAATACATAAATGTGTTTGTTTCATCCCATCGTTCCATGAATAAATTGAAATAGACTGTTTGACGGAAGAGGATCTCTGTTGTTTGGTTGCCAAACCTTGGGGAATTTACTTAAATCTCACAAAGTGCCAGTCCACCTATGTTGAATGATAAGCTATTCAGATTCTTCTAAACTGATACCTGATTATAAGCTGCAGATGAGAACGTGACCTCAAAGATCGTTTTGATCCAGCAACAGTTCGAGATAATATATCCAGCTTATAAGTGCTGATGCAGCACAACAAGTAGATATTAATGAATGTAGAACTgcataaaatgattttttggcCTTCTGGGAAATTCAAGGACTCAATTCTCTTTATCGTTTTGGTTTGTTGACAAGAAACAACATAGAGAGAATTTTACTAGGGTGATTTTGTATGGTTTTTGAGTAGCAGCATGATTGATTAGCTGATTGGAGTTTTCAGTTCTACATTAcaatattcaaaatacatgTTAGTCATTATGCAGAGGAGTATTATGATATAGTTTGCATTTGCCCTTGCACAATATATAGAAATGAAGATACAGACAGGATTGCAAATGTCAAAGTTTTCTaaattaaaatgattttctagttaTAAAGCATATGAAGCAGAAAGAGAAGTCCAACATTCCAATCAAATCCTACAATacagaaaatttctttttcaactgttTTCCCCCCCTTTTGTCTTGCTGTACAAGGACCTTACTCCTCCAGTCCCTGCTGTGCTTTTGCCTTTTCTCGCTCtccaaatgaataaaaatagaaaTCCAACCATAG
This portion of the Coffea arabica cultivar ET-39 chromosome 2e, Coffea Arabica ET-39 HiFi, whole genome shotgun sequence genome encodes:
- the LOC113732735 gene encoding GDSL esterase/lipase 2-like, with protein sequence MKMTKEYRIKLNLANSCIRLCLVVVLVVLASLTIPSDCFRHDDHYPKTIAALFVFGDSLIDPGNNNYINTSTRFQANFPPYGESFFKYPSGRFCDGRVITDFIAEYAKLPFIPPYLQIGYQYQLAYGANFASAGAGALVETYPGSVVDLKTQLWHFNEAEKLLRSNIDRRGAERIVSNSVYLFSIGANDYSSYSRNSNIFKSFTPEDYVAMVVGNITAALEVIYKKGGRKFGVVNMPPLGCVPASRAADLAAGGTGECNGQMTALAKLHNVLLSKKLEHLQKQLKGFRYSYFDFFAVFVDLLDNPSKYGFKEVKSACCGSGPFRGANSCGGRWGIKDYELCGNPQDYSFFDSGHPTQAANQQFAELIWAGPSNVTGPYNLKSLFQLSL